A genome region from Penaeus monodon isolate SGIC_2016 chromosome 14, NSTDA_Pmon_1, whole genome shotgun sequence includes the following:
- the LOC119580835 gene encoding WD repeat-containing protein 82-like yields the protein MKLVDHVVRSFRVAKLFRDNTERINNIDFSPSGDLLITSSDDDQIVIYDCEKGTNKRTLNSKKYGVDLIHFTHAKNSAIYSSTKIDDTIRYLSLHDNKYIRYFPGHTKKVITLSMSPIDDTFISGSLDKTLRLWDLRSPNCQGMMHVGGRPVAAFDPEGLIFAAGINSEMIKLYDLRSFDKGPFSTFQLSMEKECDWTGIKFSPDGKTILTSTNGSVIRLVDAFQGTALKTFAGHLNNKGIPLEASFSPDSQFIFSGSTDGRVHVWNAETGYKVCVLNADHTGPVQCVQFNPKYMMLASGCTNMAFWLPSLDDM from the exons ATGAAGCTGGTAGATCACGTCGTTAGGTCGTTCAGAGTGGCAAAGCTATTCCGCGACAACACAGAGAGGATAAATAACATAGATTTCTCGCCAAGTGGAGATTTGCTCATAACTTCGAGTGATGATGACCAAATCGTGATTTATGACTGTGAAAAGGGCAC AAATAAACGGACACTTAACAGCAAGAAATATGGAGTCGACCTCATCCACTTCACCCACGCTAAAAATTCCGCGATCTACAGTTCCACAAAAATTGACG aCACCATCAGATACTTATCTTTACACGACAACAAGTATATCAGATACTTCCCCGGTCATACGAAAAA GGTGATAACATTGAGCATGAGTCCAATTGACGACACCTTTATCTCCGGCTCCCTGGATAAGACCCTAAGACTATGGGACCTGCGTTCTCCCAACTGCCAGGGCATGATGCACGTGGGGGGTCGGCCGGTGGCGGCTTTTGATCCGGAGGGCCTCATCTTCGCTGCGGGAATCAACTCTGAAATGATCAAGCTTTACGACTTGAG ATCATTCGACAAGGGTCCATTTAGTACGTTCCAATTATCCATGGAGAAGGAGTGTGACTGGACCGGGATCAAATTCAGTCCTGACGGGAAGACGATTCTCACGTCTACAAACGGATCTGTTATCAGACTTGTGGATGCTTTCCAGGGAACGGCGCTCAAAACCTTTGCC GGACATCTGAACAACAAAGGCATTCCCTTAGAGGCGTCCTTCAGCCCCGACTCGCAGTTTATTTTCAGTGGGTCAACTGATGGCAGAGTCCATGTGTGGAATGCGGAAACAGGCTACAAG GTTTGTGTGCTGAATGCTGACCATACTGGGCCCGTTCAGTGTGTCCAGTTCAACCCCAAATACATGATGTTGGCCTCAGGATGCACAAACATG GCCTTCTGGTTACCATCCCTAGATGACATGTGA